aaaaaatcagaggaaaagCAATTCTAGAATGAACATTTGGAATATTTACTGCCTTTCATTTCTCATCCTACAAGCAGGAGTCTGGGTCTTTGATGCCTTGCAACACTGCGGAAGGGATAAAAACTTGATCCTTTGATGTTAAGCAAAAAACCATCTTTCTGTAGCTGTGACTGTCAGACAGACTTTACTGTGACACCCAGATTTCCTGGCTGAGACAATGAGCTACTTGAAGGATGTGATACAGCAGAGCATACCTGGACACCAGGGATTGAAGAGTAGCACAAACTGGCCCAGGACTTTGGAAGAGACCTTGTTCCCAGCAAGGACCTGGAGCTGGAGTTTGTACCGCCCGATGACAGCATCGGCCGGGCTGAGGATGGTGAAGTTCAGGCAGCGAGGCTCACTGGGCTCCTGGGTTGCACTCCAGCCACTGTCACCCTCCTCAGAAAGGGTAAATATGGCCTTGGTCTGCTGGGATTCTGCTGGAGATGGTCCTGCCAGAGGGAATGGAAGAACTGGGGGTGGTGGTTTGTGAGAGGTAGGTGTGAATTATGTTTGGGGACCAGCATGAGGATAACGTGCAGTGGTGCACGTCCTTAGGAGCAGAGATACAGCCTTGGCTTTAGAATGAGGGtggctcctgccttcctttgAATTATTAACTGCCTCTTGCCTTCAGGTGTAAATCAAACTTTAAAATGAGAACTCCTAAGCCTAAAAGGACAAGGAATCCTGAGTGAAACAGGACAAAGCTTAATGTTTCAAGAATGGGCCATAAAGACCTGTAAGGCACAAGTATTTTGGAGCTGGAATAACCTGGATATGAGATGACTGCCATGGGGAGATTACCTGTGCTTGCAATAAAGGTGAAGTTGTCCCAGGATTGCACTGTAGTTTTGAGGTTCAGAGAGATGTTGAAGGGCTGTCCTCTCCTCAAGatcacttctgtgctgctgtaatCAGAGGTGTGGTGTGCAGCTTTATTTAGTCTGGATTGCCAGTTgacttttcctatttttaaggCTAGAAAGACACAAAGCTATgttaattaaaaacattttccttcagaCTTGCACATCTTTTCATTGTGTCTAATGTactaattttattatatttatatgtagCTGGCATTATGTTCtataggaaaaaagaaaaatccattgtTATTAAAAATTGAAGAAGGGCCAGGGAGTTAGACAAACAGCTAAGGGATGAACCCTCTTCTGTAGGGTTctttcagaaggagaaaaaaacattcaaaaattcaaaattcagagAATTTATCTttgatttaaacaaaaaaaaaaacaaaacaaaaaaaaaatcaaaatttttgtATTAAGGAAAGACTTTGTTAAAGTCTGAAGACACTGTTCTATTCCTTGTGTTCCTGCTTGTTTTCTGTGGTGATTTCTAGTTCCCACTATGTTTTCCAGATTTACAGATAGAATTATTAAAACTCTCATCAGGAAATGCAAGGCTGATTCTGGAAACACTGCCTGACAGATGATGGCTAGGAGGTTGGTATCTTCAGTGTGGAACTTGCTTGTTATCTTCTCACGTATCTTGTATCTAAATTAATTTACAGCCTTGTAGCTTGAAGCTGGGTGTTATTTCACACTCTGTTGAAAAAAGATTGCAAGCAGAGGAGTGGCATATCTCGAGGCAGTGCTATGGGTTGTTCTATTGTATCATGATAGGTTGCCCAATTATGAAAATGGGGCACTGAAGCTCAGATTACAAAAGCTTCAAGCTTTCTCTTTCcttgataaattaaaaaattgccaaacaacaaacaaaaaaaagcagaaaaatacagattccCCTATGAAAACAGGTGTTTGCAAAGTGCCCTTTCGCAGTACCATATTCCAGAGGAGTTTCAGGTGAACAAAACCTCCTGCTCTGACTAGAGCTTGTTAACCCTGTGCAGAATAATGGTGCTGTAAGCAACATTTCCATCATTTCACTGAACCAAGAAAGGGGCTCATGTCTGAGAGAATCCACAGGGTTCTACTGTAATAATAGAGAGGGTCagatttcagttttctgctgcatttgcagCATGGAGTTATATTCTGTGAAGGCTTGATAAAGGCATAATTATActaatttttcatctttctggaAGAAATATGCATTTCCAGGCAGTGAAGGCCTGGAGCAAGAGACTTTCCTGTAGTCTGTGTACATAAGCATGTGTGAGTGTTTTCAGTTGAGGGTCTTGCTTCAAATGTGTCACCTGGAGACAAAAATTCCATTGGCAGGAGTGTGATGTTTGAGTCACATGATGTGAAATGCCTGGAAAGCGTGTCGCTTGCATCATCACTTCATCTTCCTGGCTTAAACATGTTTAATTGAAAGGGACCTATGGAAAGCATCACTCCTAATATCAAGTCCTTTAATTTAAGAGTGACTTAAAGGTGTTTCTGAAGGGCACTTGGGGTCAGGGAGTCAGTTTGCCCTGCTGCATTTTATCCATGTGTATCCTGAATGCCCAGGCTCTGTGGGCAGAGAGCACCACGTGTtttgagctgtgcagggatgcaggaaacTGAGAGCATTTTGCacatttgtaaataaaaatgtcgTGCATGGAGGATATAATGGCAACTGAGCTTGATGTTAGTGAGCCACTGGTGTTAAAGCAGTGCTGCTAAAGACTGTCAGAGTGGAATGGCACCAGATGTCCAACAGAAGAGGGGAACTGAGCAGAAGTAGGAAAGATAAAGAGGGCAGGCAGTGGCTAGCACTGGTTTGCTCTAACAATTTACTGCATGAATAGTTTGATTTGCCTTGCAAAGTTCATGGCTACACAGGCATTTCTAGAGAATATGTGCAGGGgatcagaaagaaaagttttgtaTATGGGGCAAGAGCACAGCAAAGCTTGATGCCAGTCTTTTGTCTGCATGAATCTCAAATTTATCCTTGTTTTAATCTTCACAGTTTCAATTTCAAtattataatttcttcttcttctttcagTGCTTGTaaggaaaagttattttctaTAATTCTATCAATGTACAATTGGCCAAAAATTTGTTTGAGTGTCCATGCTGTAATGGACAGACATTGGGAGCATGCTCAGAAGGAAAAGCCTTGTGGTCACTGCTGAAGATGCTGACTGTGGTGCACACAGGCTTCTCTTTACCTATGACTGAAAGCTGAAGCTCTAACAGGAAAACATGTTTAGGCTACACTGTAGGGTATGTGTGTGAGTATTCCATGCTCCATGTGTCTAACTTGAGATCTTTGCAGTCAGCATGAgagtgagcacagtgagtgCAATCCCAGACAGACAAGCAGCACTCAGCTGGCAAAGCCCCCCTTGGGAGTCCAGAGGCCACCAAGTAACCTGGCTGAGGTCAGACTTCATTTGATCTTAGAGCCTGGGACTTCCCTGCAGCAGTTTGATGCCCCAGTCACCAGCCAATAGTTAATTAGATGGCTACAAAAACACTGAATAGAGCAGCTAATTGATATGATAGAAAAAGATTTTCTTATGCTACTTTTCTTtgttactggaaaaaaaaaaaggttcaagACCCatgtaaataaaagaaaaaagaaaatcagttctAGTAGAAAAACCAATAAATGCACTTAACCTAAAGAAGCAAAGTTCCTGAGAGAGCAGCTAGATATAATTTATCTTGTTTCCTCAGCAATTATTGCTCATCTGGACTGGAGGAGGGATGTCTGCAGCCATCAGGCTGGATGAACTTACCTGCCATAAggattctttcttcttttccacaCTTGTGCGTAGCTCAGGTTACGGTTACAAAAGTGTGCAAGGACATTCTAAATCCTCTTCCACCAGCACCAGTAATGAAAGGCTCAGGACTGGACTTGGCTGGAGTTTATACAAGCTGGGTGTGACCTGTGGTTGGTAGCTACTGTTTTTGTAGTGATACCCTACGTGAGCATCCACTGATGACTGCTTTAATTGCACAATCTTGAATCCAATTATCCTTATGTAAATCTAGGGAATGTCTGAGGCAAGATGATAATCAGTATTCTGAGGAAAAATGATAATAGAGAGGAAAGCATCCAAAATTTGGTCTAATGAAggaaatatgtatttaaatagaCAGAAGCAACTTAATTTTAGATGGTTTGGTTTGTGTCAGTTTAGGTTTTTGGGGACTGTATGTACAGAGGGCAAGTGTAGACTAATATACCTACGGTACAGCACAGCTATGTGGGACATGGAGTGATCTAAGGAGATTTATAATAATTAGTGTTACCGCCAGTACCTTTTTTCTgcccactttttcttttttttaaagacatcttTCTGAAGATCTTCCACATAACTGCATATAATTTGTTCTGTCTTTGCCACAACATTATTGTAATAATGCCTCCTTCTGCTTACCTATTTCTGACATGATTACCTAtaatctgcatttcttctgtgaaaagcaaaacttgCCAGGGAAGGGGTATTGTTGAGCAGTCAGCTGTGATCAGGGACTTGTGTTAAGTAAAGAGAAGTGTTTAATGGCTGCCTCTGCTTctaataattttcctttgtaGTTTGGTGCTCATCATACATGCACGTAGTTTCTCTGTGGCTGTTTGGCATGGCAAGGTTGGTTGGGCCCTGGAGGaagccacagagctgctcttctgGTGTGAGCTCTGCCCACTGTAATTACAGGcactctctgctcctcctgccctctccctcATTCTGTGTAACAGCTTATCTAAAAACATGTCCTGCCAGTTTGTCCCAAGAGTAGATTCCAGACTGCTCTGGACTTTCAGTGGACTGTAATGAGGAGTAAGGGGTGTCAGGAGAAGGGATGATCTCTTATTTTTTACCTCTACATTTTGCCTTGtgtctttttttcagttctgttttctgttttgtttccacTTTAATATAAAGATTGCTGAGAACCAAAAAGGTGAATTAATTGCCTGcagtttaaatatatttttaaaagggaatgtaaaggggttttttttaatagtttcttgtgtatttttttctataaaaatctGTGATTATATCTGGATTCTTCAGACTCTGAGATATGCTCAACTGTCAGACAAAAATGCCCATGTCCATAACTCCTGACAGCTCTCTTTTGGCTTATTAATTCTGCTTTAAACTTTTTGTAAGTCATACAGCAAATATAACTCTTGAGGCTTGGCAGAGTTGTTTGCACACCACGATTGCCCCACGTGCTGCTCTGAGGGTGACCTGGCAGCTCCTATACCTGGTCAGTCCTTACCTGtctcagcagccctggagaggctgcaggaacaggggaTCCTTAAAGGTGGGCTTCAGGGGAGACCTGGAAATGCTGGGATTGGGAAGGCACAGAAGAGGTTTCTGTCTGCACACACTGACAGGAGTGGGGTCAGGGCTGCCCCTGAGTGAGCACGGGGAAGGTTTGAAGACAAATGTGTCCCTTGTCCTCAGTGACTCGCTGGGCTGGCACTATTGCACAGCCTCCCTGTGCTTTGTGGTGCCTGGGACTCATTGCATGCATAGGAATTAAGTTATGTGTTCTCCACTCTGTGACAGGCCTGTGCCCACAGGCTATACAATACTGCTATGGACCCCAAACATCATTTTTCCCAGCCTTCCcaggcttttttcctccccatttaTGGAACTCTAGGTGTCACAAATACAGAACGGTGAACAATGGAGGAAATGTTCCACTCTTCTAGGTTAGTGGCTtgtgaaatgaagaaaaaaaaccttttcctccGTCTTGTGATTTCTTGTGCTACCCCCATGGAATAAATCATTACAAAACAATACAGTTGagaatgatttttatttattgctgacAGTTAGAATGTGGTCAAAAGGAGATTGTATTAATTATATGAGGGAAAAGTCAAAACTGGAAGCTTAACAGAATGAGATTTGAAAATTGTGAAACTATTTCTACTAAgaaggggttttatttttttcttctgtcgTTGTGGGAGGGAAGAGAAATACAATTAGAGACTAAATAATTAAGCACCATGAAAGCAGACTTGATTCTATTACAATGTAAGAGGTCACCAATCTTTGTGCAAAGTTTCTTTCTGTCACCACTCTTCCTATACAGAGGAGAGTGTCTTGCTGTGTTTATGCTGAAATGGAAGGTTGATTCCATCACATTATGCAGGTGCTACTGCAATTGTTACAAATCCCTTAACATGTGAAAATTTGTCACAAGAGAAGTCTACTTGCAGCTGTAAGGGCCCAGCCCTCCGAGGTGTGaactcaaaataaatttttgatcTCTCCCTCGGTGCCAGTCGTgccaaactgaaaataaaaagaatagaaaaagaaaaaaaaaataatttagttcaGGCTTGCATTGTATTTTATGAGATTACCAAGAAACAGAACTGCAGTTGCTTGAGACCCAGACGTGGGTTTTGAAAATTACTTAGGGTTTGAGGCTTTGTGTAGACTAAGAAATGAGAAAGGACAGTACCATATTCCTTTATGCTAAAATGGAACTATGGAAAAGAGAGGTGCAATGTCACAGCTCCATCTTAGGGCTGGATGCGAATTTGGATAGGCAGCACAAACTCAGAATAGAAAAAATCTGATGTCAAAAGTCAGTGCTCTGTCCAACACTTGCTTGGTTCACATCCATTTTGgcaataatgatttttttaatggccaTGTGCTTTGGTTTATATCTCCTTTTGGCCTAAATTGGCTTAGTCTTTTACTGGAATaatgttttccttgtttttatgGATTATTAAATCCAAATAGttccacagccccagcaagtCAGGCTGTTTTACAATAGAAGAAGCTTTAGGAAATACAAATTATTACTCAAAGTAGCTTTAGGAAATACAAACTATTACTCAACACTGAGCTGATCCATAAAGCAGCTGAgtctggaggaaaagaaaatttaaaaaaagagcaatttgcTCTTATGTCTTGAAAAGGCaagttttttcctgctttaaagGAGAACAGAGCAACTTTTTGTTTGACTGAGCCAAGGGGAGTGTCTGACTTGTTTGCTGTAGTCTAATTATCTTTGTAGTATTTGTACAAGGTACTGAATATGAAAATAAGAACAGAAAGCCAAACTGTagaaaaagctgcagagagaCACAAGAAATTGACACGTGCATTtgcttctgcaggaaaaaagaatgtTAGCAGGTTTGAGTTGTTAAAAAAGTTCTATGTGGAAAAAACACCACATGATTAAGGAATCATATACCTATATACATTTGGTgacatttttgctttcagaaattgaaaatagaaaaaagatgAGTCtagtgtgggtttttttttcttctttctgtttgaaaaattaACAGAAGTTAGCCGAGCTGCTGGTCATGTTGGGAGCAGTGGGTGATTTCTGCAGTTTGCACTTACTTTATCTTGACCTGCTGGTTCATCAGAGTCACCAGCAGCACGCAGCGGCTCACGGGCTCGGGGAGGGGGTTGGCATAGGAGATCTCCAGAGACACAGCTTTGTTCACCACAACCCTCCGGGGCAGCTGGAGgacaaaacacatttctgatcACCTGCTGGTTTATGCTTTCCTGGAGTCAGAACTCAGTAGAGCTGCACTGGTATTTAGCTGACAAACATCAGCTTTCCTGCTGTTTGAAGCTGGATGTGGCTTAGCTCAATAGGGCTGTCCAGCTGTCTGCAAAGTTTTGTGCATCGTTTCTGTGAAATAGAGCCCTGGCTACACAGACATGTCCCATGAAACCTGTCTGATCTTTTGGTTgctgagtggtttttttttcttttttggcatATCATTGATTAGGATTAAAGTGCTGAAACAATATGAGCTGGCTCTAGCACTGGTTAGAATTAAGGgtttaaatctgtattttggcAAAGTTCTTTAAGGACAATAAAAGCATTTGCCAATACATGGGATGAAAATGAGGACTGCGGAACATAAGGCAGTGGCTTGTGACTGGGCAAAAAACGTAATGGAGCTGTTCTGAAAAACGGGGGAGATTCAGGCCCAGGTTCAGAACTGGCCTCTCACATCCCTGCATTCTCAATTCAAGCAGGCAGAATTTTGGAACAACATCTGAAATGGCAGCCTAAAAGTAATGCATTTATCCCTAGATTCTCATCTTATTGTTCACCTTAATGATGATGTTTGTGTCCTCTAAAATGATTGTCTTCTCCACCAGCAGCTTCAGCCCATTGGTGCGCATGACTTCACACAAAGCAGTGACTTGGATCCTTTTGTCAGTAGTCAGATATCTTCCATAATGAGTATAAGGGATCTTTACCCGGATGTGCTTCCCTAGAATTCAGACATATATTTAGGAACCATTACATTTTCAAAGCTAGCTAAAGAGAAAGAGTTATAGTGAGGGGTTTTATTAattactgaagagaaaaaagatggCAGTGGAGTTTGTTTATATTTCCTTCTTGTGAGACAGATTGTGTATTTCCCTCTTCTGGTGATCCTTGCCTACTTTGACTCATTTGACTCTTACAGTTTTGAATAGAGAATTTTGACCTGAAGCTGAGGGAGTCTGCTCATCTGCATTTCACTGGATTCCTGACCCTTTACATTTCGTATGATTAGAGGTATAACCATTTTAATCTATTCCCTCCTTATATGCTCTTTATTTTACCTCAGTCGAGAAGAAAGTTTGGGTCAAGTTTCACAGAGATCCTTTTCAAGTGACCTGGTCAGCTCTCACTGTAGTCCTACAACTTTCTGTGTATGGGAAAAATGTTTATCTttgcagcccctggggatgAAAAAGATCTCTATAATAATTTCAATAGTCTTGACTCTTCAAAAGAGAGATAGAGTTTCACTGtaaactttttccttttgatcCAAGTTGATTTCTTGTCATGTGTTGCCCGTTGAGTGCCAGAAGGCACACATCAGACTTTTTTACTTGTTAAGATTAAGATGTGTTTCTAAATAATAatcaccacacacacacatgcacatatatatacatatagaaaccatgacacacacacacatagtGCTGCTTCTGGAGTTATAGTGTAAGTGTAGCCTAGGTGGAATGAGTAGATGCACTACAAAGCTGACATAGGTATGCTACTGATGCTTCTTCCTTCCAGTCGCCTTCCTGAGGCTAGCAACAGAGCTGTATTGGCTCCTTAGGGACTTTAAAATTACCTTGTTTAGGGCCAAGCTCCACAGAAGTGGCTGCCTTCAGGATCTCTGCCACTGCTCTCCTTGTGTACAGGATGGTGGAGGCACTCATGTCCACCCTCACGCTCTTGCGGTCAGAGGAGAGGTTGTTGAGGACCAGGACTAGGTTAATGTCTTTGCCAAAAACCGGAGGTTCAGCCAGCTTGAATTTCCCAGCGATCCCAGGGTTTCTCATTGTCTCTGCAGATCTTCCCCCGGGAGAGTCTGTGTGTCCTTCTGTGACACTTATCCCCAGTATCTTAGCCAAGGCCTTTTTATAGACTCGTCTTTCCTCAGAAGATCCTGGTGGAAGCAGAGAACCGACTAAAATTCTACTTTTGTTGCAAACGCACTTCCTCTGCGTAAAGGTTTTCAGACCAATACAGGGTATCAGCATCATTCAGAAATATGCAATACCTAAAAGCTCCCTGTATCTTCGTTAAGCCTCTGTTCAGGTTTTTCACAGGAGATATACTGTTACAAGGTGAATACATaactaaaatgaaatatgaTGCATTTGTATTTGTCTAGAcatgagatttctttttctctggtcAGAACATGCAATAGAGTGTTAAGTGATACTCTGCTGATCTGATGACAGCCAACCTCTATATTAAATATGGTTGCACTAAAACACTGAGGAGTGAAACCCTGAGGGTTTGTCTGCCTTGGGtagtaaaatgtattttatagcTCTGTTTTGTGTATGCATTAAATTTTACACTTCTGTGGAAGGGactaaattatattttgtattgtCCCTTAATGAGGAAGCTATGGAATGCTAAAACCCAGAAATATAACACTCACTGTATTAGGAAAGTAATGTGAGCACActggcagaaatattttctgaaggtAAGGGAGAGATGTTTAAACTAAGCAGGTTACCCATTGTAGTTTCCCAGCACCAAGGATTCAGTAGGCAACAACAGGAGATCATTTGTGCTAATTCCTCTACCTTCAGGATATTTGTAGTTAGCAGTAACATCCACCCGGCCATTGCTGCCCACAGCTTTGGTGCTGATAGACCTGCCAATGATTTCAGTATCACAATAAACTCTTTTCTTAGTTCCATCATTGTAAACAATCCATCTGTTGCAGTCGGCATTCACCTCTGAGTACACAAACAAAGTGTCGTAATCCAGGTCGACTTCACCTTCTTTGATGGCTAAGACAGAGGCAGGGCCACACTGAAAAATTCCTAAAATGGGgaagaaaccaaaaaataaaGGGTAAACTTTATTAGTTGTGCTCAGTTTGGAGAAGGACTCTTAAGTCAGGCTGAGAACTTAGGCTGTTACCTCTGCTCTGTTCTTGTGGAGTTGCATCTAAAACCTGCCACCCATTGTATGGTCTTCCCAGGTCTGGGCGAATGAACCAGCTTTCATTCCAGACATGATAATCCCTGGAGACAAAAAGCAATGTCTAAAAAGCATGATAACATAGAGTCATGCAAACTTCCAATTGGAGAGGAGTAgtggacttttaaaaaaaatattctgaactCTAAACTGAGACACAACCTCCTAAGTGACAGTACCTCTGTACAGATTTACTGCCTGCTTTTGAGTATAGacctcagggcagggagggagaaaatCATGAAGtatgttgtttgtttgttttccaaatggATGTCTGCAATATTAATTTAGATGGTTGTATTACATTTTGCCCACTCAGTTGCTAGTGTTCATGTTTTTAACTCTCCTAGATCCTCTCTATTGTTGTTGGTGAGATGGAAGAAATAATATTTACCATGTGGAATCCTTGCTGATATTGAGACTCCTTCCAGAGCTGTCATAGTACTTATCAATACTCAGGTTTCTATCCACATCATGAGCAGAGTTAAAATTTGAAACCAAACGAGTTGGAATTCCCAGGCACCtcaaaactgaaatatattttattaaaaaaaaaaaaaaaaaaaaaaaaaaaaaaaaaaaaaaagagcaagaaatgcAACACAGCTTTAATTTAATGATTACAAATATCTTAAGAACAAGGTGTCTAAGTATTTTGTGATTCTTCAGTGTTAGTGGTCTTGTGGTCTTCACAGCACTGTTCCTATTGCAGAAATCATTGGTTTGTAGTTTTGATAAAACCAGAGGTCCCAGATGCCTCCATTTCACCCCAGTCCTCTCTCCTGACAGCTTACCTGTACACATCACACCTGCAAAAACCCAGCACTGGCCGTACTGAACAGGTCTGTAGTTGTCCTGACGCCACTTCTTGAGGATGACCACGCTGCCATCCCATCTGGATGGGTTCTCATGTGAGTGGAAACTTCCCTGCCACTTTCCCAGGAGAACTCCATTGTCGTTATCATTCCCATTGATCTAAAAAGAGGCCGGGGGCAGAATGCACAAAATGAATTGTCTGCCATGCACTGTCTAGCTCCTTCTATTGCTTAGGGTGCAGGTGGCTGAGTCTGTGTGGTGCTTTCTGCTCACTCATGTGGGGTTGGGGTTAAGTTGTCCTTTTCTTACCATAGAGCTGATTACTCGGCCCACGTATTTAGGGTCTCCTCTCCGGGACACATCCATGGCGGGGTCCTGGCGGTAGTACAGGCTCAGATCAAGCATGGTGAGACAGATGTTTAGGAGGTCTTGAAACTGTGATCAGATAAGAtgcattttgagaaaaatgGATGGTTTCACAAACAGAACTAAAGGAGATTTTACTGTAGTTCCTCCTTTCTGAGATATCCCAGCCCAAAGGTGATAGGGACAGTGGGGCACACTGTGAGCAAACCACAAGTAAGGCGACCCAGGTTTGTGCAGTTATTATATAAACAGCAAACAATGATAAGACAAATGCTGTTGGAGACAGAATGAGAGGCCAAACAAATTCCTTGTGACTTACCTGTCCATAATACCACCCTCTTGCTTCAATGTACCTTGCATTACCCACAAAGATTATTCCATTTTCATTTAGAACATATTCTTGCCTCTCGTTTTCATTGGACATGTAGACATCATCACCTGAAAGCCAAGCAGGGCAGGCTTAAAGCTGAGAATACCAACAGcctttcagaaacattttattcCTGGCTTAGCAAGGAGAAAACTTCTATTTGCAAAATAGAATTGTTATTCTATCTAGAATAGCTCCATGAACAGATGCAGTTCAGTGGTAATGTCTGTTATTACTTATGGCCAGGGAAGGTGTGGGAGGGTGAAAGAAGGATCCATATTATATTAGTTAACCTTTTCCCCTGCTTTTAGTGCAGCCTTGTGTTTTATCTAAATGACTCGTCTGACACTGTG
Above is a genomic segment from Oenanthe melanoleuca isolate GR-GAL-2019-014 chromosome 20, OMel1.0, whole genome shotgun sequence containing:
- the LOC130261316 gene encoding protein-glutamine gamma-glutamyltransferase 6-like; protein product: MADLTPTHISWQPSVNAANHHTDRYANTELTVRRGQAFNITLYFNRPRQNGESLGFVTEIGPSPSESHRTRAVFNLSEAGGSGWSAAQGPSDSAAVNFTISSPANAVIGRYNLTLRVTSGNKIFSRYLGQFVLLFNPWCPGDDVYMSNENERQEYVLNENGIIFVGNARYIEARGWYYGQFQDLLNICLTMLDLSLYYRQDPAMDVSRRGDPKYVGRVISSMINGNDNDNGVLLGKWQGSFHSHENPSRWDGSVVILKKWRQDNYRPVQYGQCWVFAGVMCTVLRCLGIPTRLVSNFNSAHDVDRNLSIDKYYDSSGRSLNISKDSTWDYHVWNESWFIRPDLGRPYNGWQVLDATPQEQSRGIFQCGPASVLAIKEGEVDLDYDTLFVYSEVNADCNRWIVYNDGTKKRVYCDTEIIGRSISTKAVGSNGRVDVTANYKYPEGSSEERRVYKKALAKILGISVTEGHTDSPGGRSAETMRNPGIAGKFKLAEPPVFGKDINLVLVLNNLSSDRKSVRVDMSASTILYTRRAVAEILKAATSVELGPKQGKHIRVKIPYTHYGRYLTTDKRIQVTALCEVMRTNGLKLLVEKTIILEDTNIIIKLPRRVVVNKAVSLEISYANPLPEPVSRCVLLVTLMNQQVKINLARLAPRERSKIYFEFTPRRAGPLQLQVDFSCDKFSHVKGFVTIAVAPA